The genomic DNA aagaaattgaggggataaaacagagcttgcagtttaccatagacggtgttttgtctactactgtaaacaaaagaagacagttggagctgtgtatccaaaaggctgctcaaaaaagcgtcttaaaactagattCGCACTCAACAGacgtcttaaaactagaatcGCACAAAACAgttcaaattgtatatatgtatgtatataaattttattaaaattcatcgaaattttttattatttaaaatttagctcttcataaaaatagatgctaaaattgaacatttttaatgccctaaaacgctaaaatacaaaatgaaaatgctaaaattgacaagaatagatgcccaaaatacgggtctctagcCATAAGTAAGTAAAATCCGTTACTCGAAAACAGTTATGGCATTTTGCTTAGTGTCCAAAAAACCCAAAGAATATAAACGacaaataatgcttttatacttttgctaaaaatgtacatattatttgtgGGGGCCCCGGGCCTCCTTCGAAAGCCGAGCCCGGGCAATTTACATacacttcccccccccccccctcgtcgGCCCTGTGCATAagtactatatataaatttaataaataaaatgtatgaaaatagaTTTATTGTTGCAATCTATACTCGAATAATTTTATGGCGGCAATCAGACATACAAACAATAGTCGACACCTGATCCGATCTTTATTACCGCTGAATTGTACGAAATTTGTATTGTCGCAATAGAAACTGCCCGTCTGTGATAGTAGTAGTTTTAATGCTTCGATATATGGGGTGTaaactatgtatattgtatactttCGATACACTATATCTTGATTCCAATATGTCTGTGATGCTCTTGTGcgcaaaaaacatttatttttgcaatgtttatcTGCGGGCACGTGGTCGTCTCGTGGGTCTTTATCATGTTTTGTACAGGTTGAACGTTCGGCCGAATTGGCTAGACTTTCTTAAGATATGTCAGCTATCTCGTCTATATGCCGCGTGTGTATTTATGCGTTATGCTTTATTGCAGTACTTTGTAACCTTTTTTCTTTCCATATATCCCACCACCGGGATGTAAATTTAGTTGTACGTGATAAATAGCGTTGATAAGATTTTAAAACTTTTGAATTGATGTTGTTGTTGAGATTAGGAAAGCTTCGGTTTGGGTTTAATAGTAGATagacatcattttttttttagtgtatacatatgtatgtacatatgtagatcacatgtgccatgacaggaattggAAAACATCagcacatataatacaatagagacacagagaaatgttataataatagaagtggctttgggcgtcatattgttgtcaagtgaggaatgtccacagaccttttcaaataattttggcgTCAGTCGTATTTAATGCTTGAtgctcgacgtacatatgtccgataaaatattctgtttgtttatattactcgcaagatgggcaagtgcatcgttaaaaattgcgcaatgcattaaaaaacacacagtaaacaacatgggatgcagttttataaataaattgattgtatTCCGTTATGAAgatgtaccgcgtaatattgacacaatttatttattcgtaagggcccttctattgttataactagaggtaggatagtcacagtgctatccattgttcggtaaacatttaacaatgcatttacaacctttgaacaatacacggccccctcaggctccggtgactagttataacatCTCTCTGAGTAGGTAGGATAGTTTTGGCGATTTGATGAAACGTTTCAAccttgaaatcagataaatgggaaaactctgataggaaacgattgacttagagtcacaaatatccaggtctaatctgcagcactgaagaaatactctgaataaattctcttcattTGAAGTCAACCCATGGCTTGAACCCGGTCACCTCTCGGCCGCtagtattaacgcaaccacaTGTTTGGAATTCAAttgtcgaatatatgtatgtatattacccATATGGGTTGGATCCATTTTGCAGAACTACgttcaattttacatacatatgtatgtcagaattatttatacataatatcacTATCTACTACCACTtgttaatattgattttaaatgaatttaaataacctAATCTTATCTTATTTTCCGAAATTTGCTTCATTTTCCtattaaaatacttacaatTACAACAAAAAAAGTTGCACAATGTACCCCAAACACAACTGTGGTGGAAACTAATAAAGTATGGCGATAGCCATACCGCAATCTTACAACACTGACGTCTAAAGCcaattctattattattaaattgctctggtgtcaacaatgaaatcagataaattggcaaaatgtgataggaaacggtcgacttggagtcacaaatattcaaatcttaccaacagcactgcagaaaaactctgaataaattatctatgtacaatcgaggtcaacccatggCTTAAACCCGGAAACTAGCATTAACGCATTAACGCCAGCTATTAGTTATGAAACCAAATACATATTCGAAACTGACTGAAATCGTAGCTTTAGTCCATGACAAAACTTTCAATTAGATATTATCgaacatacatctaatatataatttcgaaagagactttgtatgtgtgtatgtatgtttgtttggttcgtagagtccgtgacgttcaatttaataaaaaaacaaatgaatattataacattttactaacaaataaatttactattagattgaccatgtttaagcggtttatattacaaataccgagcaaagccgggtaaaacactattataatcatatatataaagacggtaatctgtgtgggtgtgtgtgtgtgtgtgtcctaactctcgccgaacataatgaatgaatcgataaattcatttttcgacgagacgactttgtcgcgactcgaaccgatcaccccaatagcctgaatataggtctaaattgagctaatagtcacggacatcacgccaaatccaattcttcatttcgccttttttttttaaacattaattgaaatattccttctcgccatataaaaatacgtaattttaataatttcatttagcgaggttttgaaccatttttttatatatttattttcaattaaattaaaattatttatattttgacgatattcgaggaaaaaattgatttcattcaccgcgggcgccgggaatcgaacctcggaccctccgatccaaacgcaatgtcctcaTGAGCTCacgtcgcacgccatatcctcgcccagaatacgtgttgtaaatacacatcatatgtatatgcacgtaatttgttatgtgtaataataatattcaacgttacaaggtcaatgaccgtttgtataatcggaaaatattacatttcgttaacgttaactttaagaattgaaaattattacaaataaagaattgaaaactatctatgagagtctacgaaaataacggttccggatttttttttagttttatacgggtatataataattttatacccatgcgatgatatttcatcgggctattcactagtataggtataatactatTTACTTTAATTTGTCACAGACTACACTACTCGAAGGAAAATATTGGAAGAGGCGAGCTGAGGCAGTTATTGCAGAGTATAAAAAATGGCGAATGTACTACAGGAACATGGCTCTTGGCTGGAGCGCCAAAGACGTGTCCGATGTTGTGAGTTCTTAtacccaattttaaatttttattgtttcattgtatatacatattgtttcatttcataatctgatttttgaaattttcagaTAGCCgatgtggatatttttgattgGCAATCTCAGGGTGACAGCACTCATATGTTGGTGGACGAGGATTACATATCCTTCATGAGTGATACTCTCTTTTCGACTATTACTAATAATCAGCCGTTTGCATTTCCGGATACGCGTGAAATAGGTTTGTATCGTTGATTTTGTGAATACATAGACAAATACAGTTGGATTAAAGTACATAATATGAaacaatttacataaaaaaagttaaattagaTTGTTACTTGTATCGAAATTAAACCTTATAATACAATttcagaatttttatatttcagctAGAGGTGCCAGCTTAGCGGATTTCATTCAGCCCAGTCTTGGACCTTTACAGCCAAATCTGGAAGACTTTATGGATACATTAGAACCTCTTCAAGGTTTGTTATAGTCGGACTTGCTTAGTATAAAACTGGTTGTATCGAGATCTCGGCTGTTAACAAAGAACTAACCAAAATTCAATTGGTTTTCCTATATTGTTTTAATGCGCTCGGTTTTTGGATATACCATACAAATTTCCTGAAATAAATATGCAAACGTTCTAATTGAAAAGTCCTATTCTAGAAATATCAGTTATTTCAAAACCGCATTACCAGCAAAAGAACAGGTTTCAACAAGATTTCTATCTCCGAAGATAGATTAAATCGATTTGTCAATAGAATATGTATGTTGTGCATTGGATGAATTCTGAATTCCCTTAAagtaaaatcttaaaatatcgtgCTATTGTGTAAAAAGAttgttcattttaaataaatattatttttagtattacttGCATTCATATTAAACGAGCTTATTAACACTATTTAAATTGGAAGTAGATTTAAATCAGTACTGATAGTTAACTCACTTTGGGCCGTAAATAAAACGCCATTCGAAGGCTGTCAACacagcatctacatacatatgtttttaaagGGTGACCGTAAAATAGTCGAAAATTTTCGTTTACCATGCTTACATATGAAAaatggttagtatatatatcagtggcgtgtggtaaaagtctctctccccccgtcgtacatcctcacttaatttgtgcgagcaggatacaacaggaacaagaggaacagactttttctcccgtatcctgcgcgcgcacattaaacgaggctgtatgacaaaaagagagataatttcaccgcatgccactgatatatatacatagtaccgtttaccatgcacccttttttttttgatctttcgacttaagatctttcgattttcgatctttgccttccgatatttgttttttcgaccttttcattctcggtgccgtgaggtagacctgtTTTTAAATTCTCAAAACTTCGTACAAAAGAAAGTTTCAAACTTACATTCATAGATATCATAACATatctttatccaaaatatcgataaataaattttaaaacatatatgtatgtgtatttatatggtttaaaactttaCTTTTTTCCCATGAATTTATCggtaatattccaaaataataatattcagaaaagaTTTCAGATCATCAGATATCGAAATTCATTGGTCTTTTCTCGCAtagcctacatatgtatttctcaaaTTAAATCTATCATTCAAGTGAATAACACAGATTGATAGACATATTTTActatgtgaaaatatattgaaatgtatataaattttatacaaaattgaatacagcaaTCATTACAATTTGGGAAACACTGATTTGATTATTCATACGCTTAAAGACAACTGTCAAGAAGCAgtattccaattttcaattcaattgataGAAAGGTTtagaagctatgtatgtatgtatgtgagttttcggaaaattcgtCTCATTATAACCAAGTTCAATTTCTGGAAACGTAatccgtttattttattatttattcgtttctttttgtcaatttttttagatttattcaCCGTGAAACTTCCTCCGGTCCCGGAAGAGAGTGTGCCAACGGATGATTCAGTATACAGAAACCCATTTTCACAAACAATAATGGATTCCAGTCTCCAACATTCGCTAAACAACACGTCGTATCCCATCACGTCGATGCCTATGCAGCATTTAAACCTCTCCCAACAGTCGCAACACCATTCGAATAACCACACGAACATACTTCAATCGCCTAACAACCAATTAGTATCACAAGATCCTATTATACCGGGACTGCAATCGATTCCGCACAGTTTGGAAAGTCAACAATCGGCGCATAATGCAATCATTATTTCGAGACAAAATCAAAATCACGACTACATCCAATCGAATTCAAACTCTCGGATCGATTTATCACCTACCGTTATTACGCCGAGTCACTCTCAATCCATGATGGTCCAGTCGTACAACATCATGAATCCCAGTTTGCAAAACGTCACCAACCAAATGATGACGCACCAATCTATAATACCGAACAATCAAGACATGTCCAAGCCATCTCATCAATACGGTGCACCACAAAAAATATACCATCAGATACCGGTTGCTGGTTTCCATGAACGGAATTATAATCATATGCAAGGTGacgaattttatatgtaaaagaaatatatattgtaattattttttgatttttattaacatGTGTCGCCTTTCAGGACCTCATCAAAGCCGTCTAGATACGTCTTTTAATTCCGGCATGTCGAGACGTGTCTCAGGCAGCGGTGGCTGCATACGGGAACGCGTCTCCCGTCAAAGACCCAGCCCGTTGACTCCTCCCAGTTCCACATCGTTCAATCAATACAATCCTCAATCGGCGCTACACAACTCATCGCAGAATTTAGCTGAAAAATGTTACAGCGATCACATTCacgaacaaaatttaataacgtCTTCTAACAATAACATACCGCAAAACGTGAGTCTCACTGCGGGAATCTTCTTGAGCAACATCGGAGGACAAACCGACCAGAGTTTATCCGGGAGTGGTTCGTCTGCGGGTAATCAAGCTCTTGCGAGATTCAAAATGCCTTCTCCGCCTCCGCAGATCAACAACTCGGCTATAATTGCCCTTCCTCAAGTATGCATAGTGAATATTTCATCGTATTTGTAATTTTGAAATGATTAGTGATGTTTTGTATGTACGATTTCAGATTTCGACGAGTAAAAACAATAGCCAACAGCATGTCGCTAAAGTGGAGAATTTCCGTTCGAACAGTCTTCCGATCGGAGCTACGCTGGCAACAGTCTTGGGTACGACTCGGATATCACGACCTCGTCGACCTCGCAGCGGATCTTGTTCTCCTGCTCCTCCTCGCCGCGCTCCGTTAAACACTGCAGCCAGTGAACCGTCGCTGAATCCTGCCAGCGTACTTCTTGCTCATCTTCTCAAttcaaaatgtaaaatgttaCTTGTTTTATATATGGCGCTTTAGGCCATTCgtattcaaatacaattcaactaataaattatatctctacaagcgcaaatacactttcaacaatgtgcgccagttgtaatgtaacagttgagttttcacagttctgatgtttttacgaatgctttaggattcaataatgcgttaatattttctGGATATTATGAATAAAGACAACGAGTACCgcattacgataactctaagaatgtgttcgaaacaaaaatgtgacttttcaactcaatttactagtcgattgatgttttcacgaaaatctaACTTATAgtcgaactgtattttcagttgtaatatattttgtccagttggaatgtaattcgccatatgaatcaactaacgtgggttagacggaatatctTCAGACTAgtcagaatatattacaactgaaaatatcgGTATTGGTATCAGGTTAGATAGTATATaatccaactagtcaaaatatattacaattggaagatacatttcaaccgtaacatatacatgtattatgCAGTCAATTCATGGTACAAGATTCGACAATGCATATGCCAAAAATCGAATCATCAACTCTCTTACTTTGTTATTTTCAGCACAAGAGATGTATACATCAGGCAGCATGCAGTCTTTGACGTCTGAAAGTTCCACTTTggtaaatcagcaaattcagcCAGTCGCCATAGTTCCGGCTCCTACCAGCGCACTTTTAACACCGAAAATCGCTCCGTCTTCGCCTC from Arctopsyche grandis isolate Sample6627 chromosome 1, ASM5162203v2, whole genome shotgun sequence includes the following:
- the Mondo gene encoding MLX interacting protein mondo, which produces MVSQFEAEAQEDEEPPPRPPTNQPILAIDTSLNNLFQCMSLAYRQKLTSPKWNRFKGVKLRWKDKIRLNNVIWRCWHMQFIMKQNTLVCQFASPLDVDTHTKPETTLLEGKYWKRRAEAVIAEYKKWRMYYRNMALGWSAKDVSDVIADVDIFDWQSQGDSTHMLVDEDYISFMSDTLFSTITNNQPFAFPDTREIARGASLADFIQPSLGPLQPNLEDFMDTLEPLQDLFTVKLPPVPEESVPTDDSVYRNPFSQTIMDSSLQHSLNNTSYPITSMPMQHLNLSQQSQHHSNNHTNILQSPNNQLVSQDPIIPGLQSIPHSLESQQSAHNAIIISRQNQNHDYIQSNSNSRIDLSPTVITPSHSQSMMVQSYNIMNPSLQNVTNQMMTHQSIIPNNQDMSKPSHQYGAPQKIYHQIPVAGFHERNYNHMQGPHQSRLDTSFNSGMSRRVSGSGGCIRERVSRQRPSPLTPPSSTSFNQYNPQSALHNSSQNLAEKCYSDHIHEQNLITSSNNNIPQNVSLTAGIFLSNIGGQTDQSLSGSGSSAGNQALARFKMPSPPPQINNSAIIALPQISTSKNNSQQHVAKVENFRSNSLPIGATLATVLGTTRISRPRRPRSGSCSPAPPRRAPLNTAASEPSLNPASVLLAHLLNSKSQEMYTSGSMQSLTSESSTLVNQQIQPVAIVPAPTSALLTPKIAPSSPQLIGLGSHSPTSATSPPSPSSPMEGGRDHRRAGHIHAEQKRRYNIKNGFDLLQSLIPQLAQNPSAKVSKAAMLQKGVEHIKQLQTEQNQIKEEIEGFRKKIEFLDNSISNCQSLLPATGAPVSRQRSGKLKEMFDDYVCQRTNENWKFWIFSLLIEPLLGSFNNCVSQASTEELKRSTLLWAEQHCSLVELRPAVLTSLRNLCTTTDILSNPGKLPDEALAAVNKKKPKER